GTCTGTTTTCCACAAGGGCGAGCCGCTGGCGATACTGTATGCCGATGACGGCGATGATGCCGAGCATCTGTCGGAGTTCCAGTATGAGCAATTCCGCCAGCTCTGCGCCGCGGCAACCCTTGCGTTGAAACGTCTCTAGGCAGAGCCTTTGAGACTTATCGCAGGCTTCGTTATGATCAACTCCATCACATCCGAACGGTCGTCCATACTATGCTGACACTCCCTCTGGTGGTTGAGCCGCTGGCGTTACAGGCTCAACTGAGCCACCCTGACCTGCTGATCATCGACCTCTCCAGCCAGGAACATTACGATCGGGGCCATGTACCCAGCGCTGTTCGGCTGGATGCGGCCAAACTTTTGCGAGGTACTGGCCCCGTCCCCAACCTGATACCGACCGAAGAGCAGCTTACCGATCTGTGCTCAGAGCTTGGCATCCGCCCCGAAACCCAGGTCGTTGCCTATGATGACCAGATGGGCCCCTGGGCTGGACGACTGGTCTGGACACTTAACTGCATCGGTCACAGCCACGCATCGGTTTTGAACGGGCAACTGCCCGCCTGGCAGGCAGCTGGTCTTGAGCTGGAGACATCGGCCAATATCCCAACCCCAGCCATACGCCAGGTCAGTTTCAGCCGTCCCGAACTGCTCATGAGCGCTCAGGACATTGTGGCCGCTCTGGAACAGGAGCGGTTGACCGTGTGGGATGCTCGCTCGGCTGCCGAATTTTCCGGTGAAAAAGTGGTCAATGCCCTCAAGGGCGGACATATACCGGGGGCACGCCATCTGGAGTGGACCGATCTAGTGCAGCCTGGCCCAGTGCCGCGGCTGAAGCCCGTAGCCGAACTGAAGCAACTGTTGCAACAGGCTGGCATCAGCCTTGACCAACCCGTCGTGACCCATTGCCAGACCCATCGACGCTCGGGTCTCACCTGGCTGGTCGGCACCTGGCTGGGCATGCAACAGCTTTCCTGCTACGACGGCTCATGGTTTGAATGGGGCAACCGCCCCGAACTGCCCGTTGAACAATCCACTACTGCATAAGTGAAATTCGCGTTGAAAGATACATTGTTTATTCTGCTGCAACACCTCCTGCCACAGCATCTGCTGTCGCGACTGGTCGGGCGCCTCGCCGAGTGCCGCACCCCCTGGTTCAAGAACCTGTTTATCAACTGGTTCCGCAAACGCTACGGCGTAGACATGAGTGAGGCCCTGCAGCCCGATCCTGAAGCATACGAACACTTCAATGCCTTTTTTACACGCGCCCTGAAACCCGATGCGCGTATTCTGGACACAACACCGGGCGCCGTGCTGTCACCGGCCGATGGCGCCATCAGTCAGCTGGGCAAGATTGAGCATGGCCGCATTTTTCAGGCCAAGGGACGCGGCTATGCCCTGACAACCCTGCTGGGCGGGGATGCAAGGCGCGCCGAACCCTTCATCAATGGCGAGTTCGCAACCATCTATCTGTCACCGAGTGATTATCACCGTGTACACATGCCATTGACGGGGACGCTGAAGGAAACGGTCTATATTCCGGGTGATCTATACTCGGTCAATGGCACTACGGCCGAGGGTGTCGATAACCTCTTTGCCCGTAATGAGCGCCTGGTAGCCATCTTTGAAACTGAGCTGGGCCCCATGGCAATGGTGCTGGTGGGCGCTATGATCGTAGCCGGTATCGAAACCGTCTGGAACGGGCAAGTCGCACCGCTTCCACGTCAGCCATTGAGACTGGACCGATTTGATTCGACCACCCCGCCACAGCTTGAAAAGGGTGCCGAGATGGGCCGATTCAAGCTGGGGTCAACCGTCATTCTGCTGTTCCCCAAAGACAGTATGAACTGGCAGGACACACTCAAGGCCGGCAGCGCGGTTCACATGGGTGAGCAACTGGGTCAGGCAGCGCAGAACCAATAGCCCTGCCAATTGTCGGCTGATAGGCGCTGGCCGATGCATTACACTGCAACCAGATCAGGTCGCAACGGAGAAAAGCATGAATACACATTGGGTTAATCGGCTCAAGCAGCCGGAGTTCGAACTGGAAGGCAACAGACTGATCAAGGTGCCGTCTGCCGAGCACAGTACCCATTATGTGCCCCTGACCGACTACAGCATTATTTCAGTGAAAGGACCTGATGCTCACAAGTTCCTTCAGGGACAGCTGACCTGTGACCTGAGCGAAGTGGACCGTATGGGGGCCTTGCCTGGTGCTCATTGCAATATCAAGGGCCACATGCACAGCCTGTATCAGGTGATGCGTGCCAGCGACTCGGGCTATTGGCTGCGTATTCGAACCGACATGGCTGAAAATGCCCTAACACTGCTCAAGAAATACATTGTTTTCTCCAAGGCAGAGGCCGAACTGGAAGAAGACCTGATCGGCATAGGGCTGCAGGGCCCCAACGCATCCGAGATTGGCGACCGCTTGAGTAGCGCCTTCGGGATTGCACACCTGCTGGTCACGGAGCGCCCCGGAGCCCGGCGTGAATGCTGGTTTGAAACCCGACTGATGCCACAAGTGCTGGAATTGGTAGAGCAGAGCGCCAGCCCTGCACAGCGCAATGACTGGGAACTTCTTGAAATTGATGCGGGCGTACCCGAGCTGGCACCTGTCACCTCTGAGGCATTCATTCCCCAGATGACAAATCTGCAAGCCCTTAACGGCGTCAGTTTCACCAAAGGGTGCTACACCGGACAGGAGATCGTCACCCGCCTGCAGCATCGCGGCCAGCTAAAAAAACCGATGTACCTTGCTGAGGTCCACTGCAAAGACGCCCCCAGTCCGGGCGATACACTGGCTTCTGCACAGAAAGACAATGTGGGTCAGGTCGTGCGTGCAGCCCATATTCCAGGCGGTTACAGGCTGCTGGCTGTCATCGCCAAGGATCAGGCTGAAAATCAGCCACTGCATCTGGGTAACCCCGAGGGGCCACTGCTCCAACTGCTACCGCTGCCTTACGAGCTGGATCCAGCTTTATTCCAAAGCAAGCGCTGAGCCACTCAACCGCGCCAGCATCACCAGGCAATGACTGCTCAAATGGATCGGCTCAGCTGAGTAGATCCATTTGAATTTACCTCCTTTACATAAGCACTCAAGGCGAATCCCAGCCTGAAGACGATGGCGAGATGGATCGGAATCGATTTGGGCATTGCTCGTTGCACCACCCTGAAAGCCCACGGCCTGAAGCACATTCAGGTCAAGCCGCAGGGGATGAAGGCAACTGCCAGTCAATAGGCTCACGTCCCTGCTCCAAGAGCCATTGGTTGGCCTGACTGAAGTGACGACACCCCAGAAAACCGCGATGGGCAGAAAGTGGTGAGGGATGCGGAGCCTTGAGCACCCGGTGTTTGTTCTGATCGATACGGGCCCCCTTCTTCTGTGCATAACTGCCCCAGAGCATGAACACCACATGCTCGCACCGCGCGTTGACCAGTTCGATGACACGGTCGGTAAACTGCTCCCAACCCTTGCCCTGATGCGCGTTGGCATTGCTCTGCTCTACGGTCAGAACCGCATTCAGCAACAATACACCCTGCTGCGCCCAATGCTCCAGGTAACCGTGGTTGACCGGCTCGATACCCAGGTCGGACTGCAATTCTTTGTAGATATTCACCAGCGAAGGCGGAATGCGCACACCCGGCTTTACCGAGAAGCACAGGCCGTGAGCCTGTCCAGGCTGATGATAGGGGTCCTGACCAATAATCACCACTTTTACGCGATCAAGCGGAGTGGCTTCCAGCGCATGGAACCAATCACTGGAGTGCGGAAAAACGACTTTGTGGGCAGCCTTCTCTGACTGCAGAAACCGTTTTAAGGTCTGCATATAGGGCTGTTCAAACTCCTGCTGCAGCCAGGGCTGCCAGCTGGGTGCCTTGTCCAGTGCCATGGGGGTCTCCCGAAAATTCACGCCGTAAACAAACAGGGCCACTTTAAAGTGGCCCTGTGGATAACTCACTGCTCGCCGTCAGTTCTCATCCACGCGGACGCATGGCCGGGAACAGCAACACGTCACGAATGGAGGCTGAATCGGTAAACAGCATCACCAGACGGTCGATACCGATCCCCTCTCCCGCTGTCGGCGGCAAACCATATTCCAGAGCGTTGATGTAGTCGGCATCATAGTGCATCGCTTCATCGTCACCGGCATCCTTCTCTTCCACCTGCTTGCGGAAACGCTCGGCCTGATCTTCGGCATCGTTCAGCTCCGAGAAGCCGTTGGCCAGTTCACGGCCGGCCACGAAGAACTCGAATCGGTCGGTCACGTGCGGGTTGTTGTCATTGCAACGCGCCAGCGGGCTGACTTCAGTCGGGTACTCAGTGATAAAGGTCGGTTGATGCAGGCGGTGTTCGACAGTCTTCTCGAAAATTTCGATCTGTACCTTGCCCAACCCCCAGCTGTCCTTAACATCAATATCCATGCGCTCGGCGATCTGGCGAGCAGCCGCATCATCGGCCAGCGCCTCGGCGGTAATCTCCGGATTAAAGTGCAGAATGGAATCGAACACGCTCATGCGGGTAAACGGTTTGCCCATGTCGTACTCGAAGGTTTCCAGCACTTCGCCTTCTTCGTTACGCACAGTGTTGACCACCACTGTGGTACCCAATACATCCTGGGCCACAGTACGCAGCATGTCTTCGGTCAGGTCCATCAGATCGTTGTAATCGGCATAGGCCTGATAGAACTCGATCATGGTGAACTCAGGGTTATGCCGGGTCGAGAGCCCTTCATTACGGAAGTTGCGGTTGATCTCGAACACGCGCTCAAAACCACCTACCACCAGACGCTTGAGATACAGCTCCGGTGCGATACGCAGGTACATTTGCAGGTCCAGCGCATTGTGATGCGTAGTAAACGGACGCGCCGTGGCACCACCGGGAATCGGGTGCAGCATCGGTGTCTCAGCCTCGATGAAGCGACGATCGATCAGATACTTGCGGATGCCGGCGACGATCTTCGAGCGCATCTCGAACACCTTGCGCGACTGATCGTTCATGATCAGGTCGACATAACGCTGACGATAGCGCATCTCCATGTCCTGCAGCCCCTTGAACTTGTCGGGCAACGGGCGCAGGCTCTTGGTCAGCAACTGGAACTCAGCCATGTCCACATACAGGTCACCCTTGCCGGACTTGTGCAGCACACCGCTGACGCCGATGATATCCCCCAGGTCTACGGTCTTGGCAAAGGCACGCGCTTCCTTGTTCACGTACAGCTGAATACGGCCACTCATGTCCTGCAACACCATAAAGGCGCCGCGATTGAGCATCACACGGCCCGCCACGGCGACCCGGATACCGGCCTGCTCCAGCTCTTCCTTGCTCTTGTCGCCATGCGCCTGCTGCAGATCTTCGGCGTAGCTGTCACGGCGGAAGATATTGGGGAAGGCATTGCCTTCCTGACGCAGGGCGGCGAGTTTTTCGCGACGCTCGGCGATCAGGCGGTTTTCATCTTGCTGCACGGTTTGCTGCACGTTGTTGTCTGACATCGGGGTTACCTTAAAACGAATGCTTAGAGGCCGGCCTTGAGGCTGGCTTCGATAAACTGATCCAGATCGCCATCAAGCACGCGATCACAGTTGGAAGTCTGTACGCCAGTGCGCAGATCTTTGATGCGTTGGTCATCCAGCACGTAGGAACGGATCTGACTGCCCCAGCCGATATCAGCCTTGGAGTCTTCCAGCTCCTGTGCCGCTTCACGACGCTTCATCATCTCCATTTCGTAGAGCTTGGCACGCAGCTGCTT
This DNA window, taken from Marinobacterium iners, encodes the following:
- the asd gene encoding archaetidylserine decarboxylase (Phosphatidylserine decarboxylase is synthesized as a single chain precursor. Generation of the pyruvoyl active site from a Ser is coupled to cleavage of a Gly-Ser bond between the larger (beta) and smaller (alpha chains). It is an integral membrane protein.), yielding MKDTLFILLQHLLPQHLLSRLVGRLAECRTPWFKNLFINWFRKRYGVDMSEALQPDPEAYEHFNAFFTRALKPDARILDTTPGAVLSPADGAISQLGKIEHGRIFQAKGRGYALTTLLGGDARRAEPFINGEFATIYLSPSDYHRVHMPLTGTLKETVYIPGDLYSVNGTTAEGVDNLFARNERLVAIFETELGPMAMVLVGAMIVAGIETVWNGQVAPLPRQPLRLDRFDSTTPPQLEKGAEMGRFKLGSTVILLFPKDSMNWQDTLKAGSAVHMGEQLGQAAQNQ
- the ung gene encoding uracil-DNA glycosylase; amino-acid sequence: MALDKAPSWQPWLQQEFEQPYMQTLKRFLQSEKAAHKVVFPHSSDWFHALEATPLDRVKVVIIGQDPYHQPGQAHGLCFSVKPGVRIPPSLVNIYKELQSDLGIEPVNHGYLEHWAQQGVLLLNAVLTVEQSNANAHQGKGWEQFTDRVIELVNARCEHVVFMLWGSYAQKKGARIDQNKHRVLKAPHPSPLSAHRGFLGCRHFSQANQWLLEQGREPIDWQLPSSPAA
- a CDS encoding sulfurtransferase, yielding MLTLPLVVEPLALQAQLSHPDLLIIDLSSQEHYDRGHVPSAVRLDAAKLLRGTGPVPNLIPTEEQLTDLCSELGIRPETQVVAYDDQMGPWAGRLVWTLNCIGHSHASVLNGQLPAWQAAGLELETSANIPTPAIRQVSFSRPELLMSAQDIVAALEQERLTVWDARSAAEFSGEKVVNALKGGHIPGARHLEWTDLVQPGPVPRLKPVAELKQLLQQAGISLDQPVVTHCQTHRRSGLTWLVGTWLGMQQLSCYDGSWFEWGNRPELPVEQSTTA
- a CDS encoding YgfZ/GcvT domain-containing protein; translated protein: MNTHWVNRLKQPEFELEGNRLIKVPSAEHSTHYVPLTDYSIISVKGPDAHKFLQGQLTCDLSEVDRMGALPGAHCNIKGHMHSLYQVMRASDSGYWLRIRTDMAENALTLLKKYIVFSKAEAELEEDLIGIGLQGPNASEIGDRLSSAFGIAHLLVTERPGARRECWFETRLMPQVLELVEQSASPAQRNDWELLEIDAGVPELAPVTSEAFIPQMTNLQALNGVSFTKGCYTGQEIVTRLQHRGQLKKPMYLAEVHCKDAPSPGDTLASAQKDNVGQVVRAAHIPGGYRLLAVIAKDQAENQPLHLGNPEGPLLQLLPLPYELDPALFQSKR
- the lysS gene encoding lysine--tRNA ligase; amino-acid sequence: MSDNNVQQTVQQDENRLIAERREKLAALRQEGNAFPNIFRRDSYAEDLQQAHGDKSKEELEQAGIRVAVAGRVMLNRGAFMVLQDMSGRIQLYVNKEARAFAKTVDLGDIIGVSGVLHKSGKGDLYVDMAEFQLLTKSLRPLPDKFKGLQDMEMRYRQRYVDLIMNDQSRKVFEMRSKIVAGIRKYLIDRRFIEAETPMLHPIPGGATARPFTTHHNALDLQMYLRIAPELYLKRLVVGGFERVFEINRNFRNEGLSTRHNPEFTMIEFYQAYADYNDLMDLTEDMLRTVAQDVLGTTVVVNTVRNEEGEVLETFEYDMGKPFTRMSVFDSILHFNPEITAEALADDAAARQIAERMDIDVKDSWGLGKVQIEIFEKTVEHRLHQPTFITEYPTEVSPLARCNDNNPHVTDRFEFFVAGRELANGFSELNDAEDQAERFRKQVEEKDAGDDEAMHYDADYINALEYGLPPTAGEGIGIDRLVMLFTDSASIRDVLLFPAMRPRG